The sequence below is a genomic window from Sinorhizobium meliloti.
TCATACTCAGTCGTCTCGACGCGGTCGCCGCGATGACCGGCACGACGATCAAAACGGCAACGGCCGACGCCGGCCATGCGTATGCTAAGGTGTTCGCAGGAGTGGAGCAACGCGCGATCGAAGCGGTTTTCCGGCAAAGGCAGAGCGGCCGGTTTTGCCACTCTCCGACGGCCTCCAGAACCGTATCGGTCACCGCCGAGATCAGATCCGGCGACACATCGATGCCGTAGAGCTCTTCAAGATGCCCCTGGATCTCGCGCACTGTCATACCACGGGCGTACATCGAAATGATCTTATCGTCGAAATCGGGAAACCGGCGCTGATACCTGGCGATCAGCTTTGGGTCGAAGGTACCCGCCCGATCGCGCAGGATGGTCAGCGTCATCTTCGATGTGCCAGTCAAAACCGTCTTCTTGGAGGAACCGTTGCGCCTGTTGGCGGGGCCGCCCTCCAGGCGCTCGACGTCGAGATGGTCGTCAAGCTCCGCATTGAGGATGCGCTCTGAAAGCGCCTTCTTCAGATCGTCCAGCAAACCGTCCTTGCCGAAAACCTCGGATGGATCACGTCCAGCCAGGAGCTGGTCCAGAAGTTTTTTCTCGATAGCCATGTGATGATTCTCTCCTTTTCATCATGGCCCACCGCACAGAATTCCTGACAGGTCCATCCAGCTCGGCGCAATCGGCTTCGATGCGGTCAAGCATCTGATCCCGTGCCGGGTAGAACGCCGGCCGCCACGGCTGGCCCTGTCGATCTATCCCTACCTGCCGAGGGCAACGGTCGAGAAGACGTCGGCAAAGGCGTGCATGCGCCTCTTGTCATCTGATGCGGGAGAAGCCGCATGAGCACCGAAGTACCTGAGATCCTTCTCGCCCATTATCTCAAGACTCTGAAGCTGCCGACCTTCCAGCGCGAGTACCAGAAGCTGGCCCGGCTATGCGCCACCGAAGGCGTCGATCATGTCGGATATCTGTTCCGACTTGGTGAGCGGGAGGTGATCGAACGCGATCGTCGAAAGGTCGATCGCCGGATCAAGGCGGCCAAATTCCCGGTCGTCAAAAACTTCGACAGTTTCGACTTCGCCGCTATCCCGAAGCTCAACAAGATGCAGGTGCTGGAGTTGGCCCGATGCGAGTGGATCGAGCGACGCGAGAACGTCATTGCTCTCGGTCCCAGCGGCACGGGTAAGACGCATGTAGCGCTCGGCCTCGGTCTGGCCGCCTGCCAGACGGGTCTGTCCGTCGGCTTCACCACGGCGGCTGCCCTGGTCAGCGAGATGATGGAGGCGCGTGACGAGCGGCGTCTGCTTCGGTTCCAGAAGCAGACGGCAGCCTACAAGCTCCTGATCATCGACGAGCTGGGCTTTGTGCCGCTGTCAAAGACCGGCGCGGAATTACTGTTCGAACTGATCTCGCAACGCTACGAGCGGGGTGCCACCCTGATCACCAGTAATCTGCCTTTCGACGAATGGACGGAAACTCTGGGATCCGCGCGCCTGACCGGCGCGCTGCTCGATCGCATCACCCACCACGTCAACATCCTCGAGATGAACGGCGACAGCTATCGTCTCGCTCAAAGCCGCGCCCGCAAGGCTGGCTGAAACCCCTCTCCAGAGAGGCCGCGCGCGCATGAGACCCCCGCTCGGGCTACGCCCTCCCGGGGTCTCATGCGCGCGCCACAGTGGCCGACTTTTGCTCCGCCCCGTGGCCTGTTTTTACTCCGCCGTTGACACAGGGCGCGACCATCCCATGCGATCTCAGCCCGGCGATGAAGGTTTGGGATTTCCACGAGCCGAAGGGGGCGTGGCTGTTGTAACGTCGGCCTCGCGGCGACCACCCCGAGCGCTTGGTCAGTTTCGTATTGGTTGACGTCTCATCGATAAAGATCAACCGCGCCAGTGCCTTGTTGAAGAAGCGCCTGCGCCGCCTGATCCACAACTCACGTGCCCGTGCGATCTCCGGGCGCCGATGCTCGCTTGCCCGTAGCTTTTTTTATGGCTCAATCCGAGCCGATGGAGAAAGCGACCGACATTGGAGCGATGCACGATGACGCCGCGTCCGGCGAGTTCTATGTACAGCTCGTCCAGCGTCGACTCGCCATTTTGTGCCAAGTGCTCTCGCACCCAATCGCCATGCGCATTCAGCGGTTTGTCCTCCGGCCACGCCGACTGGCCTTAAGTGTACCAGAATGTTTTGGGGCTGTTGAAGAACCAATCGTCGGCGGAGCTATGCGGAAGCCACCGACAAGCCGATTCCAAAAACTTTCCTTTGCCTGAAGGGATGTCGGGCTGAACTGGTAGCTTCTTGGCTGTACACGAACAGCAAAATTGACAGAGAAGCACTCGCCAGTCGTTTCAAGTTGACTGCCGCGGCCGTCAGATACGCTTGGATTTTCATATTTATGAGGCCGCGCCGGATCGCTCTCGATAGCCCGTGCCAAGTCTTCGCTTCGCCGTGATATCCCTCAGAGCGCCAGCGGTGACGCTGGTACAAAGCTCGGTCCTCGTCCGACCATCGTTCTCTTCGGCGACGAGCTCGCAGGAGTGCCGGATAGTCATCGCCGAGCACTACCGCCTTGTTCACACGGCCATTGGAAAGGCAAAGTCGCGCCAGATCGCAGTGCCGACAGTCGGCCGCGCGAGATGTAAAGAAGCGCCCATGTTTAACGGCACGGCCCGCCTTCAGCATCTTGCCGCGCGGACATTTAAGGGTGTCGTGCTTGGCGTCATAGCGAAAGCGGCGCATAGGCACAGGGCTACGAATTGGCTCTGCCTTTGCCGGAATAACGGCTTCGATCGCGCGTTGCTCCATACCTGCGAACACCTTAGCGTACGCATAGCCGGCGTCGGCCGTTGCCGTTTTGATTGTCGTGCCGGTCATCGCGGCGACCGCGTCGAGACGACCGAGTATGACTTGTCCCTCATTGATCTCGCCTGTGGTGACCTCCACATCTAAAATTACGCCGCAAGCATCATCCACCACGGCATGTTGCTTGTTGGCCGGCTCCAGTCTCCGATTACGCCCGTTGGTTGCCATGGACGCATCAGGGTCGGTGACGCAGACTTTCTTGTATTTGCCTGTTTTGCGGCTTTTTCGTTCGCTCTCAGCGGCTTCATTGGCGTCGGTGACCGCATCTATGTGGCGGACCGCAAGACTTTCCCAGCTGACGTCGGCCCGGATGAGTGAGGCGTCGACATGAACGACCTCA
It includes:
- the istB gene encoding IS21-like element helper ATPase IstB gives rise to the protein MSTEVPEILLAHYLKTLKLPTFQREYQKLARLCATEGVDHVGYLFRLGEREVIERDRRKVDRRIKAAKFPVVKNFDSFDFAAIPKLNKMQVLELARCEWIERRENVIALGPSGTGKTHVALGLGLAACQTGLSVGFTTAAALVSEMMEARDERRLLRFQKQTAAYKLLIIDELGFVPLSKTGAELLFELISQRYERGATLITSNLPFDEWTETLGSARLTGALLDRITHHVNILEMNGDSYRLAQSRARKAG
- a CDS encoding IS1182 family transposase; this translates as MLGRKERDQLELYMCGSLRDLVPDDHILVKVDRVLDLSWLHEEVAELYAAGFGRPGIDPEVAVRLMLAGFLLGIVHDRRLMREAQVNIAIRWFIGFGLHEVLPDHSSLTRIRQRWGAERFRTIFERTVKVCVAAKVAKGEVVHVDASLIRADVSWESLAVRHIDAVTDANEAAESERKSRKTGKYKKVCVTDPDASMATNGRNRRLEPANKQHAVVDDACGVILDVEVTTGEINEGQVILGRLDAVAAMTGTTIKTATADAGYAYAKVFAGMEQRAIEAVIPAKAEPIRSPVPMRRFRYDAKHDTLKCPRGKMLKAGRAVKHGRFFTSRAADCRHCDLARLCLSNGRVNKAVVLGDDYPALLRARRRRERWSDEDRALYQRHRWRSEGYHGEAKTWHGLSRAIRRGLINMKIQAYLTAAAVNLKRLASASLSILLFVYSQEATSSARHPFRQRKVFGIGLSVASA